Genomic segment of Candidatus Zixiibacteriota bacterium:
AGCCCGAATCGAAGAGGATGCCGTGAGTGACGATCCGTCCCGCCTCATCCAGCTGCTGCTTTAGCGTTTTACCTCCCTCGGCGTAGCGGAACGTGCCGATCAGCATCGGATTGTTGGGCTCGTCCAGCCAGGGATCCATGTAAACCCCGAAGTCCACCGGTTTGAAGCTTTCGACGGCTGGGACGTTAGCCATACGCTCGTTGTCGATGTAACACTTCATCGTGCTCTGCGTGGCCATGATGCGCATGGTGTGGATACCCCCGGGAAGCGGCGCGCTCAGCTCTTTGGAGGCAATGTCCTTATTCAGGAGCCTGAGGTTGGTTCTGAACTTATCCTGTAGGTTGAAGTTGCCGATCTCCTGACCCTCACCGTCATACCACTTGATGAAGAACCAATGACCCCTCGTATCCCCCCCTTTAATGTAGAATTCCATTTCGATAGTGTACTTCGACGGAAGCGCTCCAATTGCGATCTTGGGGCGGATGGAACCCTTGTCCGTGCACAGGATGTAGTTCTTGCCGCCCTGCTTCGCTACCTCGAAAACCCCCTCATCCAGCCTCCACCGCGAGGGGAACTCGCCGATTTCCTCACCAGAGAGGTCATCGTAGAAGATGACCTTATCCCCGGGGACGAAGTCGTACTTGGTGTAAAGCGACATATCTTCTGAAACTCCAGGGCCAGTCGACTGTGCTTTCGCAGTATCGGAAACGGGTTCTTCTGTCGATTCTTTGCTAGCTGCAGACGTGTCCGAAGCTGTTTCTTCCTTCCCCTCGATTGTCTCCTCAACCTTCTTCTCTGCTTTCTCTTTTACTTTGTCCTTGAGCTTCCCAAACTGCGCCATGGTCGGGGACGACATAGCTATAAAAGCAAGGCATAGCAAGACGATGAAAATGAATTTTGACTTCATAGAGCTCTCCTTTCGTCATTAAACCTAATGGGAAGTCATCTCTCTACCCATTAAGAAGTTTAGTTTTTTTACTCCCGGCTCAAAGCGAGCAGGTTGTTAGCTTTCTTTTTTCTAACTTTTAGCAGCTTATTTCCCATTTCGAGGCCAGACAGAAAATCACATAAAAAATATACGGGACTTTTAACCTTGTCAAGCTTTTTTTAGCGTGGATTGGGGAAATCGGACGGGACGACCTTTGCGATCGCTTTCGGAGGTATTCTAACTTTCGTGTGCCTGTCGTGCACGCAAGGAAAGCGGAGGGTAAAGGATGAAAAGAAGAGTGGTTCGACCTCACTCTCTGCAAACTTAAGATATCTATTGAATTATTTCGAACTTTGATCTTTCTTCTCGATCAAGGCAATATATTCGGGTTCATTCCTGATACTATCCAAGTCCGGGTCGCGCCGGATCCATTCGTAATTCTCGAATCCCGCAAGAATTGAGTTCTTTAGTGAATCGAGTGCCAGGCGCTTTTCTTTGATTTTAGCATAAAAGCAAGCAGTGTTATAAAGCATCAGAGGATCAGATGGATTTAATTCAATAGCTTTAGCTGCTTCTCTTTTGCCCTCCTCAATTCTTCCTGCTCGTGCCAAAGCGACAGCATAGAAGATGTGCGCACGCGGGTCTTTGGGGTAGCGGGCAATATACCGCGGATAAACTTCAAGCTCGTTTCTAACAGCATCTTCATAATTCTCTTTATCTCCCAATCGCTCATAGACTGTCCGGAGGTCCATGCGGACTGTATAAAAATCGGGGTTGAGTGCTACGACCTTCTTGTATAATTCAATTGCTTCCCGGTCTCTATCTGTTGTGTGGTAGATTCTCCCCAGTATCCAGTAACCGACGAAACTATTCGGATCGAGCTCGATTGCTTTCTGAACCGCTGATAGAGCTTCGTCAAGCATCTTTTTCTCAAAATAGGCAAGCCCAAGAGCGGCGTATGCTTCAGACAGGGTTGCATCATAAGCCAGGGCTTTCAGGCTGGCTTCCATAGACCTGTCGATGTAAGACTCCTTTCGCTCGAAATTCTGATAGAGAGTAGCATATGCCTCACCCAAGCCTGCATAGGCAACTGCGTAACGACTATCTAATTCAATAGCCCGTTGAAAGAGTTCGATAGCAGACTTGATATCGTTCTTTGTCCATCTATAGAGAGCATCCCTCGCCCGGAGGTAATAATCAAAGGCTTCCGCGTTCTGAGGACAGCGTTTACAGAGCACACCTTTTTCCGTGGGAGATAGTCGCACCAAAAGCGCGTCGATTATCTGTTCTGATACCTTTTCCTGAATATCGAACACGTCTGATAGTTTTCCCCTGAACTTTCCAGCCCAGAGCTGGGCATCAGTCTCGACATCAACCAGTTGTGCTGTTATTCGCAAATCGTCCTGAAGTTTTCTTACACTTCCTTCCAGAATATAGCGAACACCCAGTTCTTTACCTATGGTTTTGATATCCTTGTTCGTGCCCTTGTATTGCATAATGCTCGTCCGGGAGACTACTCTCATATTCTCCAGCCGCGACAGGTTGAGGATTAACTCTTCGGTCAATCCATCGCTGAAATAATCACTCTCTTTATCTGGGCTGATATTCTGAAAAGGGAGGAGTGCAATGGCTTTTGTCTTGACAGATTGTGTGGCCTGCTCCACATCTATTTGCACCTGCCTTAAGGTTGTCAGAAGTTCATCTGCTGATCGGAACCTCTGCTCACGATCTTTCTCCAGCATCTTCATGACACACGAATCGATCGCGGGCGAAATCCTTCGATCGTGCGAGCTCGGGTTCAACGGGTCTTCGTTCACGATCAAGTATATCCAGGCCGCTTCGTGCTCAGCCCTGAACGGTAAATCGCCGGTGAGCATTTCATAGAACATCACGCCGAGGGACCAGATGTCTGTCCTATGATCTTCGATTATCCCTTGTGCTTGTTCCGGTGACATATAGGCGAGGGTTCCTGACAGGGTATCGGTATCAGAGGAGTCTGTATCACTTTTGAGTCTGGCAATGCCGAAGTCCATAATCTTAAGCAGACCATTTCTGGTCATCATTATATTCTCCGGTTTAATATCCCGGTGAACGATATCCTTCTCGTGCGCAGCTCTGAGTCCCTGACCTATCTGAATTGTCCAGTTAATTGCTTGTTGTAGAGATATATTTTCGCCGGATTTTAATTTCCCGATGTGGGATTTCAATGTCTCTCCTGTGATGAATTCCATCACGAAGAATAGCCTACCGTCTTGTTCGTCGATATCGTAAATGTGAAGGATGTTGGGATGGTTGAGCCCAGCAACGATCTTAGCCTCTCGTATAAATCGCTCTTTGTTCTCCCTGGAAGCATTAAGGTCAGGAGGAAGGAACTTGATCGCTACTGGGCGGTCAAGCTTCAGGTCCAGGGCTTTATACACTATACCCATGCCACCCTCGCCTAACTTTTCTATCACCTCATAATGAGAAATAGTCTGTCCTATCATTTAAAGGTTCCCTTTCTTATAGGTTTTAAAACCTCAAACTGCCTATCACATCAATACAATATCAAATGCAACAGGGACGACTTTAGCCCTATCATATTAATTCTCCACCACAAACTACGACCCAGTTAAAACCAATTGTTTCTTAGCAAAGGTCTGCCCTCTCCGGGCTATGGCCACAAACTTCCAGTTCTGTGTGTAGCCAGATGGCTGCTAAAGCTAACTCAGAATAATCAAGCCTCTGCAAAACCACGAGAGCAACTTGCTTAACTGCCGATGTCGACTTTATATTAGGTCTAAAACACAAAAAGTCAAGAGTTTTCACCAATGACGTCTCTATACTACCGTATAGTTCAATAAGCAGGAAGAATATGCTACAGCGTTGACATATTTCTAACATTCACTATATTAATATTGGTAGAGCGTAACAACAAACTAACTACTTTGAACCGGAAAAAGCTATGATAAAACCAACTGTATTCCTGAGATACCTTTTGCTTTTCCTGGTATTCTCATACTTGCCAATTTGCGCTTGTAAAAACGGAAAGAGTTCTCTTCCTGCACGCCAATCCGGCACATCAGGGGCAAGGGTACCTGTGGATGCGATTGTGATCCAGCCACAACTACTTGAGAACAGGATATACACCACTGGAACCCTCCTTGCCAACGAGGAGGTTGAACTGAGGCCCGAAATCGCTGGAAGAGTTACTGACGTCCTCTTTACAGAAGGAAGCATGGTGAGAAAGGGGGATGTGCTGATAAAAATCAATGATCGCGAACTTAAAGCACAGTTAAAGGGGAAAGAGATCGAAGAAAAGCAGGCCTCTGATTTAGAAGCCCGTGCGCGCCGGCTATTCGAGGTTAAGGGAATAAGCCAGGAGGAATACGACAAGACCGCCAACACCCTCAATATGATCAAGGCCCAGAAGGAGGTCATCCAGGCTCAGCTTGCCAAGACCGAAATAGTTGCGCCTTTTGACGGTATAATCGGGTTAAGATATGTCAGCCAGGGAAGTTTTGTTTCCACCAATATGCTGGTTGCCACTATGCAGGATGTTAACCCGATAAAGGTCGAATTTTCTGTGCCGGAAAAATATGTGAAGCAGATAAAAAAAGGAACTGAAATCACGGTTCAAGTGGGTGATTCCGAGAAAGAGTATAAGGGTGTTGTCTACGCGGTGGAATCAAAAATAGACCTGGCAACCCGAACTATTAAGTCGCGAGCTAAAATCCCCAATCCTAATCGAGATTTGATTCCCGGCTCTTTTGCCAAAGTAGAGATCATCCTGGAGCAGTTGCCCCATGCAATACTGGTTCCTTCAGAATCGGTCATCCCGGAACTGAACGGAGAAAAGGTCTTTATCTGCATCAATGGCAAAGCCCGCTCTATCCCGGTAAAGGCTGGCATCCGCACCGAAACCGGCATTCAAATAGTGGAAGGATTGAATCCCCAGGACACACTTATCCTAACCGGCTTGCTTCAGCTTTCAGATGGTAAAGCGGTGGAGATAAGGGACCTCCAAAGTAATCAGAGATAGACCTGCATGAACTTACCTTCTGTTTGTATCAATCGGCCGGTTCTTTCCATAGTATTATCTCTACTGATAGTACTGTTCGGCGTAATCGGTTACTCTTATCTGGGAGTGCGCGAGTACCCCAATGTCGATCCTCCTATCATTACGGTCAGTACTTCGTACACCGGCGCCAACTCCGACGTGATCGAATCTCAGATCACCGAGCCGCTGGAGGAGTCCATCAACGGCATAGCCGGGATCCGCTCGCTGACCTCCTCGAGCAGTGACGGCAGAAGCCGGATCACGGTCGAATTCGGGCTGGGTATAGATATGGAAGCAGCCGCTAACGACGTGCGCGATCGGGTCTCCAGAGCCATCCACGATCTTCCACCGGACATAGATCCTCCCACTGTCTCCAAGGCTGATGCGGATGCCAGCCCGATCGTCTCGATAACCGTCCAGAGCGACAAGCACAGCCTGCTGGAGCTTTCAGCTTTGGCTAACGATTTCTTCAAGGAGCGCCTGCAGACCATACCCGGGGTCAGCGAGGTCGGCATCTGGGGCGAAAAAAGATACGCCATCAAATTGCTCATCGATCCGGCACGCCTGGCTTCACAAGGTTTGATCCCACTGGACGTAAAGAATGCCCTGGACCGGGAAAATGTCGAGCTGCCTTCTGGTCGCATTGAAGGGTATAACACGGAGCTGCCGATACGAACATTTGGCCGGCTGTCCACACCGGAAGAATTCAACAATCTCATAATCAAGGAAGCAAACGGGTCGGTGGTCAGGCTTAGAGACGTAGGCAGAGCCGTTCTGACCGCGGAAAATGAGCGCTCCATCATGCTCGGCAACGGCAGTATTCCGATGGTAGCAGTTGTCCTCGTTCCCCAGTCCGGATCAAACCAGATTGCCATTGCCAACGCGTTCTACAGCCGTCTGGAGCAAATAAAGAAAGACCTGCCGGAAGATATCAAAGTTACCATCGCCATGGACAGCACCGCCAACATCCGCAAAGCCATAACCGAAGTGGTTGAAACCCTCCTGATCGCATTCATTCTGGTATTACTGGTGATTTTCATTTTCCTGCGCCACTGGCGGACCACCATCATCCCCATGCTGGCCATTCCCATTTCTCTCATCGGCGCTTTTTTCATCATGTACCTGGCCGGCTTCTCTATCAACATCCTTTCTTTGCTGGCCATAGTGTTGTCCACCGGAATCGTGGTGGACGACGCCATCGTGGTGCTGGAGAACATCTATAAAAGAATAGAAAAAGGCATGAATCCGCTTGAAGCCGGGTTCCAGGGGTCGAAGGAGATTTACTTTGCGATTATCTCGACCACTATTACTCTAGCTTCGGTGTTCCTTCCCATCATGTTCCTGCAGGGTCTTACCGGACGTCTGTTCAGGGAGTTTGGAGTGGTGGTGGCCGGCTCGGTGTTGATCTCCGCATTCGTGTCGCTTACCCTGACTCCGATGATGAGCGCGCGGATTCTGCATAAAACCGAACATGAAAACAAGCTGTTCAAACTGAGCGAGAAGTGGTTTAACCGGCTGATCTCGGGTTATCACCGGACTTTGCGATTATTCATCAATAGGAGATGGTTAGCGCCGGTGATAATGACTGCTTCAGTGGCGATCATTTTTGGACTGGGTTCACTCCTCCGCTCGGAGCTGGCTCCAATGGAAGACAAGAGTCGATTGATGGTCAATTCCACAGCTCCAGAGGGAACATCGTATGAGGCGATGTACGACTATATGGGAAAGATCATGGCTATCGTTGATACGCTGCCGGAGAAGGACGTGATCGTTTCGGTAACCGGTGGTGGAATGGGTGGAGGCGCGAACAGCGGCTTTGTCAGAGTCGGTCTGGTGCCCCCTGATGCCCGAAAGCGGAGCCAGCAGCAGATCGCCGATGCTCTTACCGGGGAGCTCAAAGATTACACCTTTGCCAGAACTTACGTGACTCAGGAACAGACTATCGGAGGTGGTCGGGGCAGAGGGCTGCCGGTGCAGTATGTCATCCAGGCGCCGACACTGGAGAAGTTAAAAAAAGTGTTACCGAGCTTTATGGATAAGGTTCAGACCGATCCGGTGTTTCAGGTTGCG
This window contains:
- a CDS encoding protein kinase gives rise to the protein MIGQTISHYEVIEKLGEGGMGIVYKALDLKLDRPVAIKFLPPDLNASRENKERFIREAKIVAGLNHPNILHIYDIDEQDGRLFFVMEFITGETLKSHIGKLKSGENISLQQAINWTIQIGQGLRAAHEKDIVHRDIKPENIMMTRNGLLKIMDFGIARLKSDTDSSDTDTLSGTLAYMSPEQAQGIIEDHRTDIWSLGVMFYEMLTGDLPFRAEHEAAWIYLIVNEDPLNPSSHDRRISPAIDSCVMKMLEKDREQRFRSADELLTTLRQVQIDVEQATQSVKTKAIALLPFQNISPDKESDYFSDGLTEELILNLSRLENMRVVSRTSIMQYKGTNKDIKTIGKELGVRYILEGSVRKLQDDLRITAQLVDVETDAQLWAGKFRGKLSDVFDIQEKVSEQIIDALLVRLSPTEKGVLCKRCPQNAEAFDYYLRARDALYRWTKNDIKSAIELFQRAIELDSRYAVAYAGLGEAYATLYQNFERKESYIDRSMEASLKALAYDATLSEAYAALGLAYFEKKMLDEALSAVQKAIELDPNSFVGYWILGRIYHTTDRDREAIELYKKVVALNPDFYTVRMDLRTVYERLGDKENYEDAVRNELEVYPRYIARYPKDPRAHIFYAVALARAGRIEEGKREAAKAIELNPSDPLMLYNTACFYAKIKEKRLALDSLKNSILAGFENYEWIRRDPDLDSIRNEPEYIALIEKKDQSSK
- a CDS encoding efflux RND transporter periplasmic adaptor subunit — its product is MIKPTVFLRYLLLFLVFSYLPICACKNGKSSLPARQSGTSGARVPVDAIVIQPQLLENRIYTTGTLLANEEVELRPEIAGRVTDVLFTEGSMVRKGDVLIKINDRELKAQLKGKEIEEKQASDLEARARRLFEVKGISQEEYDKTANTLNMIKAQKEVIQAQLAKTEIVAPFDGIIGLRYVSQGSFVSTNMLVATMQDVNPIKVEFSVPEKYVKQIKKGTEITVQVGDSEKEYKGVVYAVESKIDLATRTIKSRAKIPNPNRDLIPGSFAKVEIILEQLPHAILVPSESVIPELNGEKVFICINGKARSIPVKAGIRTETGIQIVEGLNPQDTLILTGLLQLSDGKAVEIRDLQSNQR
- a CDS encoding efflux RND transporter permease subunit, which gives rise to MNLPSVCINRPVLSIVLSLLIVLFGVIGYSYLGVREYPNVDPPIITVSTSYTGANSDVIESQITEPLEESINGIAGIRSLTSSSSDGRSRITVEFGLGIDMEAAANDVRDRVSRAIHDLPPDIDPPTVSKADADASPIVSITVQSDKHSLLELSALANDFFKERLQTIPGVSEVGIWGEKRYAIKLLIDPARLASQGLIPLDVKNALDRENVELPSGRIEGYNTELPIRTFGRLSTPEEFNNLIIKEANGSVVRLRDVGRAVLTAENERSIMLGNGSIPMVAVVLVPQSGSNQIAIANAFYSRLEQIKKDLPEDIKVTIAMDSTANIRKAITEVVETLLIAFILVLLVIFIFLRHWRTTIIPMLAIPISLIGAFFIMYLAGFSINILSLLAIVLSTGIVVDDAIVVLENIYKRIEKGMNPLEAGFQGSKEIYFAIISTTITLASVFLPIMFLQGLTGRLFREFGVVVAGSVLISAFVSLTLTPMMSARILHKTEHENKLFKLSEKWFNRLISGYHRTLRLFINRRWLAPVIMTASVAIIFGLGSLLRSELAPMEDKSRLMVNSTAPEGTSYEAMYDYMGKIMAIVDTLPEKDVIVSVTGGGMGGGANSGFVRVGLVPPDARKRSQQQIADALTGELKDYTFARTYVTQEQTIGGGRGRGLPVQYVIQAPTLEKLKKVLPSFMDKVQTDPVFQVADLDMKFNKPELTIAIDRDRARALGITVRDIAQTLQLYFSGQQYGNFVMDGKQYPVIAQADRTDRDEPLDLSSLYVRNNRGELIQLDNIVKLSYRSSPPQLYHYNRYVSATVSASTAKGYTLGDGIKEMDKIASSTLDESFSTSLAGTAKEYAESSNTLVFAFVLALVLVYLILSAQFESFRDPLIIMFTVPLALAGAILSLWLFGQTLNIFSQIGIIALVGIVTKNGILIVEFANQRKAKGLSIREAVIDAATQRFRPILMTSLATVFGVLPIALALGAAAKSRMSMGIVIIGGLLFSLGLTLFIIPALYTYLSSKKIHTVISEPQAVEQESVEEKKV